The window GCCGGTATCCCCCGCGACCGCGCAATCGCGATGAACAGCGAATGGAAGTCGGTGCAGTTCCCCTTCTTGACATCGCACGCATAAATAGCGTCGCCGCGTCCCCACCCGGTGCCGCTCTTGTCGTAGATCATGTTCGCGATTACGTAGTCATAGATTGCCCGGGCCTGTTCGTACGAAGAACCGTCCGGATCGCCCACCTTCGCGCTCACCACCTTGATCTGTCCGTCGATTGGGACCAGGCGGTCAGGACCCAGGTAGCTGGCAAACAGCCCGCCGGTCGGCTCCGGAATGTTGGCCTGCGCCTCCGCTAGGTCCGCCGATTCCTCGACGCGCCGCACCTTGAAACGGATGGTGACCGGTATCGAACCCGAGGGTGGCACCGTGGCGGACAGATGCGCTATTCGATTGCCGCCGATGGGCTGATTTATCACCTCAACATGCGCCGGACTGTCGAGCTTGACCCCGCTCACTTGCTGGAATCGGTCTTCTCGCGGCAGCGGAATCCAGGCCTCGACACTGTGGGCG is drawn from Candidatus Binataceae bacterium and contains these coding sequences:
- a CDS encoding transglutaminase domain-containing protein — translated: MINPGSHKYLLLAAMFVLTVVGGDLLSAQAQTQSAVEPAKVREVEFIYHTVLTGMNPNAHSVEAWIPLPREDRFQQVSGVKLDSPAHVEVINQPIGGNRIAHLSATVPPSGSIPVTIRFKVRRVEESADLAEAQANIPEPTGGLFASYLGPDRLVPIDGQIKVVSAKVGDPDGSSYEQARAIYDYVIANMIYDKSGTGWGRGDAIYACDVKKGNCTDFHSLFIAIARSRGIPARFTIGFPLGAQSAGKIPGYHCWAEFYAGGQWVPVDASEAWKHPELRQYYFGHLDADRVAFTTGRDLTLKPRQRGEPVNFLIYPYVEVDGHPLPKEQIKNQFEYAATDGS